The Glycine max cultivar Williams 82 chromosome 12, Glycine_max_v4.0, whole genome shotgun sequence genome window below encodes:
- the LOC100814885 gene encoding probable 1-acyl-sn-glycerol-3-phosphate acyltransferase 5: MAVLTPVSSCFGAKYQALAPLRILRGLLCLLVLLSTAFMMLVFFGFISAVVVRVFSVSYSRRATSFIFGAWLALWPFLFEKINKTKVVFSGDIVPSRERILLIANHRTEVDWMYLWDLALRKGCLGYIKYILKSSLMRLPVFGWAFHILEFIPVKRKWEADESIMRHMLSTFKDPQDPLWLALFPEGTDFTEQKCLRSQKYAAEHKLPVLKNVLLPRTKGFCACLQELRSSLTAVYDVTIGYKYRCPSFLDNVFGVDPSEVHIHIHRFPLDSIPVSEDEISMWLINRFQTKDQLLSNFQTQGQFPDQASERDLSAVTSILNCMTIVTVTGTMMYYSFASFWFKLYVSLVCAYLVPATYFNTRPQPILSFLKMRAR, translated from the exons ATGGCTGTTCTTACACCCGTAAGTTCTTGCTTTGGAGCAAAGTATCAGGCTCTAGCACCATTGAGAATTTTAAGGGGTCTGCTGTGTCTACTGGTGCTGCTTTCAACAGCATTTATGATGTTAGTATTCTTTGGTTTTATAAGTGCTGTTGTAGTGCGAGTTTTTAGCGTCAGTTACAGCAGGAGAGCAACTTCCTTTATCTTTGGTGCTTGGTTAGCCTTGTGGCCTTTTCTATTTGAAAAGATCAACAAGACTAAAGTTGTGTTTTCTGGAGATATTGTTCCTTCAAGAGAACGAATCTTATTGATCGCAAATCATAGAACTGAGGTTGACTGGATGTATCTATGGGACCTTGCCTTGCGGAAGGGATGCCTTggatacataaaatatatacttaagAGCAGCTTGATGAGGCTTCCAGTTTTTGGTTGGGCATTTCACATACTAGAGTTCATCCCAGTGAAAAGAAAGTGGGAGGCTGATGAATCAATCATGCGCCATATGCTTTCTACATTCAAGGATCCTCAAGATCCTCTCTGGCTTGCGCTTTTCCCAGAAGGCACTGATTTCAC tGAGCAAAAGTGCCTTCGGAGTCAAAAATATGCTGCTGAGCATAAGTTACCGGTTCTGAAAAATGTTTTACTTCCAAGGACAAAGGGCTTCTGTGCCTGCTTGCAAGAGTTGAGGAGCTCTCTCACTGCAG TTTATGATGTAACCATTGGCTACAAATACCGCTGCCCATCTTTCTTGGATAATGTCTTTGGGGTGGATCCTTCTGAAGTTCATATTCATATCCATCGCTTCCCCCTTGACAGTATCCCGGTATCTGAAGATGAAATTTCCATGTGGTTGATAAATAGATTCCAGACAAAGGATCAGTTACTTTCCAATTTTCAAACTCAAGGTCAGTTTCCAGATCAAGCATCAGAAAGGGACCTCTCTGCTGTTACGAGCATTTTAAATTGTATGACAATTGTTACAGTGACAGGTACAATGATGTACTACAGTTTTGCCTCTTTCTGGTTTAAACTTTATGTGTCTCTAGTCTGTGCGTATTTGGTTCCGGCCACATATTTCAATACTCGGCCGCAGCCCATTCTTAGCTTTTTGAAGATGAGAGCAAGGTAG